A window of the Lactuca sativa cultivar Salinas chromosome 7, Lsat_Salinas_v11, whole genome shotgun sequence genome harbors these coding sequences:
- the LOC128127409 gene encoding uncharacterized protein LOC128127409, with translation MSSSGNSQPNNEAPILHIDAATFQAAVTVVVAAVLTNLNTGNAITTDKGIENFDCCINPGSQQRATVMEVQSRKTKKRKRYRQARRERQRSQRLVMQQQQVATPAPSAPAQPISQAPDIGTNSAHKGGGKTGPHKRKVSKWMNEDVTTRNFVSFRMAGFHHPGDPYFPNQGNNGLLEESNKDPREEPEEDLEEDPEEEEEEIEEEPAEPVADDGEEESGDDIDDDSDAESEVINPPYPVRVPAH, from the exons atgtcatcatccggaaATAGTCAGCCGAACAATGAAGcccctatccttcatatcgacgCTGCTACATTTCAAGCCGCGGTAACAGTTGTTGTGGCAGCTGTCCTTACAAATCTCAACACTGGCAACGCAATCACGACTGACAAAGGAATTGAAAATTTCGATTGTTGTATCAATCCAGGAAGCCAACAAAGGGCAACAGTCATGGAAGTACAAAGTCGTAAAACCAAGAAGAGGAAACGATATCGCCAAGCTCGAAGGGAGCGTCAACGATCCCAAAGACTTGTcatgcaacagcaacaagtggcaactcctgccccTTCAGCACCGGCACAACCAATTTCTCAAGCCCCCGACATCGGGACAAACTCTGCACACAAAGGTGGTGGTAAAACCGGACCCCATAAAAGGAAAGTTTCGAAGTGGATGAACgaggatgtcacaactagaaattttgtgtcat TTCGTATGGCTGGTTTCCACCACCCTGGAGATCCCTACTTTCCTAATCAGGGAAATAACGGATTGCTAGAGGAATCCAACAAGGACCCTAGAGAGGAACCTGAAGAGGACCTAGAAGAGGACCCtgaggaagaggaagaagaaattgaagAGGAACCTGCGGAACCCGTGGCAGATGATGGTGAAGAAGAGTCTGGTGACGACATCGATgatgattcggacgcagagtccgaagtcatcaacccaccATACCCAGTGAGGGTACCGGCTCACTGA